TGTTTAGTAATGGAGCCGGTGGTGAGAGAGGAATAGTAACGAAGCTTCGCGTACTGGAAAATGGGCCTGGTCCCCCCGCATTGGCAGCCCGGACTCTCCAGTAGTAAGTCAATCCATTGGACAACCCTGTCACGGTGAACGAGGGTGTCGCCAGAAATGACTGATCTACAACCAACGTTGAAAAAGAAGAAGTGGAAGAGACCTGAAGCTGATATGAAGTGGCACCATTGACCGAGAGCCAACTAAAGGATGGATTTGTCGACTGGCCTTGCGCTCCATCTGCCGGAGAGGAAAGAACCACGGCCGGCAAGGGAATATTCGCCGTGGAGAAACTCGATGGCAACGACCACGAGCTTGTACCGCCAGCATTGGTTGCACATACTTGCCAATAGTAAGTCGTAGCGTACGCAAGCCCGGAGATATCGTAGGAAGTTGCAGTGAGGCCTGACACATCAGTCAATATTGTAGAGAAGAACTGGCTAGTCGAAACCTGCAGACGATATGTCGACGCACCACTTGCTGCTCCCCAAACCAAGGAAAGGGCTATGGCCTGATTAGACACACCGTTGATAGGCGAAGTGAGTACTGGAGTTGGCGGCGGCGCTATTATTGTAGTGAAACTCCTCAATGCAGACCATGCGCCGCTTCCTCCCGCGTTTGATGAATTGACGCGCCAATAGTACAACGTGCTGTTCGAAAGTCCGCTGACTGAATACGACGTCGCTGTAAGACCTGCCTGATCCACAACGAGGGGGGAAAAACTTGAGCTGGTGGAGACCTGCAGCCGGTAGGTGGTCGCCCCGGCCGCGGATGACCAACTGAGAGTTGGGTTCACAGATGTGCCCGTGGAGCCGTCAGCCGGTGATAGCAGCGTTAGAATCGGTGGTGCGACAATCGTCGTAAAACTCCAGGGACCCGACCAAATGCTTGTACCTCCTGCATTCGAGGCGTTGACTCTCCAGTAGTATAGAGTGCTGTTCGCAAGACCAATGGGTGTGTAGGAAGGTGACGAGAGTCCCGTCTGATCAACTACCGGACTGGCAAAGCTTGCACTCGTCGCAATCTGCAGGCGGTACGTAACCGCTCCAGCGGACGCCACCCAACCGAGAGTTGTGTTTGTAAGAACATTGAGGGCACCTTCGACGGGTGTTGGTCCGACCGGGATTGGGGGAATGATGGGAATCGTGGTGAAGGTCCATACTTTCGACCAAGAACTCGTTCCCATGCTGTTAGTCGCATTCACCTGCCAATAATAAGTCGTACCATTCACAAGCCCGCTGGCATTAAACGAGGTCCCAGCAATCCCGCTTTGATCGAACAATAGGTTGGCGAAACTGGCACTCGTTGAAACCTGGATGTGGTATGAGGTCGCACCACTGGAAGCATTCCAGCTGAGGGTTGGCGTAATGGAGACCCCCGTAGATAGGTCTGCCGGCGTGGGAGTAGTTGGAGGCGACACAATTACTCCCGTCGAGAATGTCCAGACGCTTGAATACGAACTGGTTCCAGCGACGTTCGTAGCGCTCACCCGCCAGTAATAAGTCGTTCCCATGGAAAGGCCGCTGGCAGAATAGGAATTCGTCGTCAGTCCGTTTTGATCAATAATGAAAGTGGAGAAACTCGCTGTAGTCGAAACCTGCAATCGATACGACGTGGCGCCCGTAGAACCCCCCCAACTTAACGTCGGACTTGTAGATTGATTCGGTGCAAGATCTACTGGCGATGGCGTGGTAGGAGGAGGAGGAATGGATGGAATGGTCGTAAAGCTCCATGCGTTACTCCAAGCGCTCGTACCCGCGGAGTTGCTCGCATTGACCCGCCAATAGTACTGCGCGATGTTGGAAAGACCGGATACTCCGTACGATGTTCCAGTGATGCCGCTTTGATCAAGCACCATCGTTGAAAAGGCCGAGTTTAGGGACACCTGCAAACGATACGACGTGGCACCGGCAGAAACTCCCCAACTAAGGGTCGGACTTGCAGATTGATTCGTTGCACCATCTCCGGGCGATGGGGTGGTGGGCACAGGAGGAATCGCAGGTATGATCGTGAAACTCCAGGTGGAGCTCCAAGAACTCGTACCAGCGGTATTGGTTGCGTTGACTCGCCAGTAGTACAATGTGTTGTTGGAAAGTCCGGTGACTGGATATGTTGCAGCAGTGATACCGCTCTGATCGAAGGCGAGTGAGGAGAATGTGGAGTTTGTCGAAACCTGGAGACGATATGACACCGCTCCACTTGAAGCACTCCAGCTCAGCGTTGGACTCACTGACACACCCGTCGCACCATCGACAGGCGACCCGGGCAATGCTGGAGGCGAAGGAATCGAGACAGTGACGATGGTTGTGAAACTCGATGTAGAGCTCCATGCGCTTGTGCCTGCTGCGTTGGTTGCGTTGACCCGCCAGTAATATTGTGTACCACCTGAAAGCCCTGTCACTGAGTACGACGTCGCTGTGATACCGCTTTGATCCAAGACAGTTGAAGAAAAGCTGGAATTGGTAGAAACCTGCAACTCATATGATGTCGCCCCGCTCGAAGCCCCCCAGCTCAGGATCGGGCTGGTGGACACACCCGTAGCGCTGTTCACTGGCGAGGCGAGCGTAGGCACGGCAGGAGAAGTTCCGAGGAATGTCGACCATTGCGGGACATATATTGTTGTCGTAGGAACGTTGTTTGTCAGGCGCGTTTGACTCGAACCATCCGGGTTCATTGTGTACAGGGAATATATATCCGTGTGATCCCGATCGGACAGAAACGCGATCTTCGTTCCATCAGGAGACCAAGTAGTGTGATCGTTAGCGCTCCCCAGAGTCGTCAACTGTGTTTGCCCGGATCCATCAGCATTCACGATATATACCTGATGATTACCGGTCGCCCCACGACTAAATGATATCCGCGTGCCATTGGGCGACCAAGCGATCGGACTCCAATCTGGCACCGTGTTATTCGTCAGACGTGTTTGGCCGGTACCATCGGCGTTCATGACGTAGATCTCACCGTTACCGTCGCGGTCTGTCCAGAACGCGATTTTTGAGCCGTTGGGGGACCATGAAGCAGCACCGTCGGATGCCGTATTATTCGTCAACCGAGTCTGACCTGTGCCGTCAATATTCATGACATAGATTTCGTTGTTGCCGTCTCGGTCTGAAGTGAAGGCGATCTTTGTTCCGTCCGGTGACCAAGCTGGGCTAGAATCGCTGGCCGCATTGTTCGTAATGCGCGTTTGATTTGTGCCGTCAGCATTCATGATGTAGATTTCGTTGTTCCCGTCACGATTCGAATAGAACACGATCTTTGATCCGTCGGGTGACCAGTGAGGGTCACTTTCCTGCGCAGAGTTGCTGGTTAATCGTATCCAATTGCTTCCGTCGGAGTTTGATTTGTAGATCTGATACCGATTTGCTCCGTCGAAAGCGTTCGAGCTGAAGACGAATTTTGTGTTCGCCAGCGACCCCGAAGCCCAGCCTCCCTCGTGATAAAGGGAGTCGACCTCGTTGATCGCCAAGGACCTGTTGTAGATCCTGATGTCATCCATGTCTCCCACAAAGGAGGAGCCGCCGGGGGAATTCTCGTTTCCAATGCGAAGGCTTAAACTTGTGTTGTTGATAACAATTGCTGCAGTACCCTGAGCATCGAGCGATCCATTCACGTAGAACGACCAACTGTTGTCGGACTTCTTGAACAAAAAGACAACATGTTGCCAACTGCTTACCGCGAACTTCGCGCCCCCGTTCAGAAAATTGAATACACCGCTGCTGATCCAATTGGCCAGATTGGGTGTGCGGGTCGAATTTACTCTCAAAGCCCACGTCCCGACATCTCGACTTGCCTGGTGCTTTGACAGCAGTATGGGAGTATAGCTGAAATCCGATCCTCTGAACCACACCGAAATAGTGAAGTCGTTTTGCAGATCAAGAAGACTGTTATCAGCGATCTCAATTATCGAACTGGTCGTTCCAAGGTTGGTGGCTTTGTTTGCCGCTCCAAATCTATCGCTTGTCCAGCTCACACCGGTGCTCGCCGTACCGTTGAGACTATTTCCGCTCGCGTCATTCGCGTTTCCGTTGAATGGGTAGTATGCTACAAGGCCATTCGTTGGCACTTGCGCGTACAGCACAGTTGCACTCACCACAATCGTCGAAAACAACCTCACCATTCTCATTCGATTCCTAGTAGGCTGGGCCACGACTAGAACTCCTCTCGGATTGGAGCAGAACGTTTGATTTCAAAATCTGACCATGCTGCCACAGAACGTCTAATCTGACACTTAGGATGTTCACTCAGGAGCCATTTGCCACACCCTGCACGAAAATGGGCTCTCGTTCTCTTGAGGGATCGCTGATCCTGCGCACCGCCTCATTCACTTTTCCACCGTCGTCAGTACCAGTCGGGTTTCGGCTCGCATGGTTCCCTGCTTCGTCATCTTCATTCCTCGCTGTGTTGAGAGGAACTTTCCAAGATCTTCTTTCAGCACGTCGTAGTCTCCCCATTTTTCAGTAACGAGAGACTCGAATGGTTCTGAACTAGCAAACACCTGCATTTGTTCCACTCCATACGGCGCATCGCAGGTAAACATCCAGCGGGGAGAAGTATAAACCATGTTTACTTTTGACTGGTCAATCACATGGTCCTTTTCAAGAACGACGCGCATGCCATTTGCAAGGTGATACATGAACCGGATGTGGCAAGGGACGTTGACACGCACATATACCGTCATGGTATCTTCACGCGTGAACACCAGGTCCTCCGTCCCCTTATTCGTCCACAACTCGAGCATCAACCCACCGCCAACTACTTCGTCTTTTCCAAACTGCTTCTGATCGATCAAAGCCGCCTGGAAATTCTGAGGTTCGAGACTTAAGCCACTGCTTGACAGAACCTGCTCGTCGACGGTCATCTCCGCACTCGCCACGATCTTTCCATCTGAAGTCTTCTGAAGCAGCGCAATAACCTTCACCTTCCCTTGCTGCTTCCAGTAGGATCCTTTGAGCATGTGTTCGGCACCTGCAGCTTCTGCGATACTTCGGGAGATATTGAATTCCCTGGAGTTGTTCGACTCAATCGGTTGCACGGGGTTCCACTTCGCCACTTCGATCAGTTTCCCTTCGAGAACCTGCTTGAAATACCTGGCAAATGGGCTCCCTATCTTCGTGTCCTGGAAAGTAAAGGGGCTAACCAGTACGCTCGTATTCCCGAGGGCACATTGCTCCTTCAAACAATAGGCGAGATTCCACGCAAGATCCTCGATGCTGGAGACAGGCTTCTGAAGCAAACGCTGGACCGCCTCCCGAACCTCCGACAGCGCGATCTCCTCCTTCGCCACCCGACCCGCAAGCTCCCTGGATGCATCACTTGTTGCTGCCCGCGCCACCAGCAAGATAGCTTGCGCTTCCTCCAGTGCCCGGAACAGAGAATGGCACGCCAGGTATTCATCCAGCGCTTTCGTCTTCAATCCGCTCCCCTCAATCAGCTTGCCTGATTCGAGGTGCTGCCTGATCTCTTTCTTGAGCGCAGCCTCTTTTTCATCATACATCTTGACCAAGTGACCCCGTGGCACGATGGCGAGTGCATATGACATCTCCTCATCATCATCGTAAAATGTCTGGAAATCGACCCCCTGTATTTCAAGCGTCGACATGGACTGAGTGGCGTTGGTGAAATAGGATGTGATTGTCGAGTTTTGCTCCACGACGGCGGACCCGACCTCGCTCTGGATACGAACCTTTATTCTCTGTGCCAGATACCCCCGGGCGACTTCAATTGCCCGCTGTTGACTTTTCGCTTTGTCGAACTCCTTGTTCACCTTACACATCCCAAACCCTGTAAGATAAACCTGATCGGGGAATTTCACGCTTGTTCCGCCGTTCTTGACCCACTCCGGCGTTTGCGCCAGAAGGAGCGCACATGGCAACGTGAAAAGAAGAGACACAATTATGAATCGTTTCATCGAGTGTTTCCTTCTTCTGGGACGCAAAAAAGCACGGGGATCGCTTTGTTCGCTTCTTCACGGCCTCAAGCGAGGACAGCGCCGATGCCAAGAGTCAAAGGCGTCTCTTCGTGTCAGCTTTCTTGCCGTCGTGTGAAGCATTCGGCAGTGGAAATGCAATGTGAGGTTTTGCCGAGCTTACAGGGCTACAGCGAGAGTCTCACGCCACTTTGACCGAGGAAACACTACTGCTTTTTCTTCGCCTCCTCGTACTCCTTCACTTCCTTGTCGAGATCCTCAAACGTCTTGGCAGCCCGGAACCGCGTGAACATCTGCTCGTTGGTCTTGATCTGCTGCATCAATGCCTCGCTCGCCGCACCCACCGGATATTCCACCATCACATAGGCTCTCCAATTGCTTCCGTCCTTCACGATCTTCTTCTTGCTTTCCTTGCTACCCGACAAACTATTGGAGACCACATTCTTACTTGCCTGCGTGAACATGTCAAGAAGCTGGGCGTTGTTTGCAGTTCCCGTCTCTTCGGTGAAACGCTTCTGCAATCCCGATATCTTTGTCTCGACCATTCGACCGAGTTCAGTTCTCGCTGCATTCGTGGACTTGTCAACGGCAAGCTGCATATCTCCCGAGACCTGTGAACTGGTCGCGAAAAACACACTGGGATCTTGTGGTACATTGATATACCATTCAGGAATATCCCCGGCGCCAGTGCCTCCAATTGTCTGCGAGCCGGAACTGCAACCGATCAGCGTCAGAACAATGATGCCGAACAATGCGATCGAAATGAGAGTGCGCATACAGCCTCCATAGTTGTTGAATGGGATATGTGTGAATTCTTGTTCCTGATTAGTTTTCAATTGCGTGGCTTACGATCGGAATTACATTGGGATTCACGGACTTGAATTGCGGCATACATGCGCCAGCATCGGCATTGATGTAAGTCGGGTCGCATATGACATACCTCTTGCTTTGATACTCGATTGCATCACCGCTGACCTTCGTGCTGAAGAGAACCGCTGTGGCAATGTGTCCGGGGTAATCCAGGCCCACGACCCCGAGACCTAGCAATTGTCGCACAAGATATGCGAACAGAATTGAGCGGTCTTCACAATCTGAGTAGGGATAAAAGAGTGTTTCATCCGGAAAGAGTGGTTTCTCCTTTCCGAATTGCTCCGGATCCGTCTTGTATTCGAAAGCGGTCTGCACAAACCGAAGCAACATGTTCACAGCAACGAGTTCCGTCTTACCTTGCAGTGCGACTTTCAACTGAGGCAAAAGTGATTGGATTGCCTCAGCAGAGGCAGGCGCATCGAAGTACTGCTTCATATCGCTGAGCGGATAGTCAGTGAAGAAATCCACAGCATCTCTGCTCATTCTGATAGTGAATTCACGCACCTCCCCCTCGAACGTGAATTGGAGCTTCCTCGTGGCCGCCTCACGCTTCAGCTTTGGCAACTCCTTGACAGTGAAGTCTATGTTCTTGTCCGCCCCGGGATATTTCCCTTCATATGTATAGAGCGGACCATCAAATGACTTTGTAGCAGCGTCAAGCGAGGGACCGTAGAACCTTCGTTGGTCGTTGGCAAAGCAGAGATACGAGACGAAGTAGAGCCTGGTGTCGGACGGCAACAAGAGGTAGAGCTGGTTGTTGTTGTACCCCACTTTTGAATCATATCCGGACTTGGCGAGCATGAACCATGTAAACAGTATCTGTTCATTTCGAGATGTGGAGTAGATCTTCTGGCTTACTTTGTACAGAAACTGGACATATCCCCAGTCATTCAGACACATTTCACTGCGATCATGCTGGACTTGCGCTAGTAGGTTTTCGTAGCTGGATCTACTCAACGCGGCCCAAAACTCGCTGATCACATCTTTGTTGACATTCGCTCCGAGTCTTGGCAGAGCCGCATCATCAAGCTGAAGCGACACCTTCGTATTAAAAAAGGGAACATCTCGGGATGATCGTTTCTCTGCCTTGCTGACGGACGGGACAGGTGCCGACTTTGGCTGCGGCTCGGGTTTCTCTTTCGCTGGCGGGACACCTTTGAATTGAACTGGAATCGAGGTTGTATCTTTTGGCGGTAGCGACGGCGGCCGATACACCGGCAACCTTACTGGTTTCGGCGTCTCATCCGGAACGAGCCCGTTGAACGATTGCATTTGCTTCCACTCGCGTTTCAGGAAGTCGGTGAATTCCTTGTCACGCTCGTCCTTGAATTGTTGGTACCTCTCTTGCTCTTTCTGAAGCCACTTTTGGTAATCAGGCTCTTGGGCTTGAACATACATGATGCCTATGGCCACAAATAGAAACAGAAGCAAGACTCTCCGTTGACGCATGGTTGTGCTCCGGGAACGCGCGCATCGCTGAAAATCTTCAGCACTCCCCTCTGCGACTTCTCTCTTCTCTCCCTTTGTACAAGAATTTAGCCCCAAGCGCGACCCACATTCCCTGTGAGGACTGAGCACTCGGGGCTATTAAAGCCTCCTGCGCAGGGAGACTACACCAATGATCGGCGTAAACGGGAATGTGGGTTGACCAGGATACTGGCCAGGCGCTTGCTCTCGTCACACTTGCAGGCCGGTGCTAATTAACGCGGATCTCACTGATTTGAATTTGCCTGCGAGTCTCGGACGATAGGCGGTTGAGGAACAACAACGGTCAATGTTTGAAGAGATTGTATGAAAGTCAATTCGCTCAATTACGTACAAAATGCGTGTACGTAATAATACGTACACGAAATATCCGTAAAACACCGGGAAAATGCGGAATCATGTAGCATCCGCGATCCGTCGGGAATAGATTCTCACTGTTGAGAATGGTCCATCACCTCTCAGCGGTACACCGTCGCGTCATGAGGAAGACTGGCGTAGAGTCGTTGTTTCTTGGCAGCCCTCGAGAAACAATCGCTGTTCCTGACCAGAGTCCTGTGTTGGTGCCAATGCTAAGTTAGTCAATTTGCTCAGCAAATTCCGACTGGGCCAAAGCAACGTTCGGAACTTAGTAGCGGGGGAGTATGAACCTGCAACTGTTCATGAAGAGCACTTCGCGACACATTCAGGGAGGCTGGCCCCCTCGCCTCAAATCATGAACTCTCTCAACATTCAGCGGATTAGGATCATCTTTTTCGTCTCCACAAATTCACCTGCCTGCAACCGACAGAAATACACGCCACTTGCCAGGTTGCCGGCTTCCCATTGTGATTCGTAGACTCCCGGGGGGTTTTCACCGTTAACAAGAACCGCAACCTCTCGGCCGAGAGCATCAAGGATGCTCAACCGAATCTTCGTGGTTTTCGGAATCGAGAACGCGATCCTCGTAGATGGATTGAATGGGTTGGGATAGTTTTGTTCAAGGTGGAATCCAATAGGGATTTGAGTCGCCTCCTTTGCTGAAACGATAACCGAATTTGAAGAAGACTGAACAGCGACGGTGTTCCCACTCGCATCATTTGCCGCAATGTTGCGGGTTGTGAACACAAACCAAGGGCTACTTGAGTTGTTCACAACCTGGAATTTTATCTTCGTCACTTCGCCGAATCCAGTGACTTCACTGCTCCCGCTCTTTCTTGTCAGACCGATAGCAACCGAGCCATTGTTATTGTCGATCTGTGGAAAGAAGATCACGTCGTTTCCAAGTAAGGATCCTGGAGTTACCTCCATTGCCTGAATTGAGGTTCTTGAGCTCGCATAGTCGAGCACAAAGGAGATTCCGAACAAGCCAGAAGCAGGATGTACTGAGTCTCCCAGTATAACGTTGATCTCAAATGTTTTAGTGGAGGGCACAGAGGCCGGACCAGAAACTCGCAGGATCGGAATCTCAAACGCGCTTGCCCTTGCCACTATTTGAGGATGAACCATCAATGGCTCAGTGCTGTAGAAGCTATGAACCTTGCCCCAATTG
The Ignavibacteriales bacterium DNA segment above includes these coding regions:
- a CDS encoding DUF5050 domain-containing protein, whose product is MVRLFSTIVVSATVLYAQVPTNGLVAYYPFNGNANDASGNSLNGTASTGVSWTSDRFGAANKATNLGTTSSIIEIADNSLLDLQNDFTISVWFRGSDFSYTPILLSKHQASRDVGTWALRVNSTRTPNLANWISSGVFNFLNGGAKFAVSSWQHVVFLFKKSDNSWSFYVNGSLDAQGTAAIVINNTSLSLRIGNENSPGGSSFVGDMDDIRIYNRSLAINEVDSLYHEGGWASGSLANTKFVFSSNAFDGANRYQIYKSNSDGSNWIRLTSNSAQESDPHWSPDGSKIVFYSNRDGNNEIYIMNADGTNQTRITNNAASDSSPAWSPDGTKIAFTSDRDGNNEIYVMNIDGTGQTRLTNNTASDGAASWSPNGSKIAFWTDRDGNGEIYVMNADGTGQTRLTNNTVPDWSPIAWSPNGTRISFSRGATGNHQVYIVNADGSGQTQLTTLGSANDHTTWSPDGTKIAFLSDRDHTDIYSLYTMNPDGSSQTRLTNNVPTTTIYVPQWSTFLGTSPAVPTLASPVNSATGVSTSPILSWGASSGATSYELQVSTNSSFSSTVLDQSGITATSYSVTGLSGGTQYYWRVNATNAAGTSAWSSTSSFTTIVTVSIPSPPALPGSPVDGATGVSVSPTLSWSASSGAVSYRLQVSTNSTFSSLAFDQSGITAATYPVTGLSNNTLYYWRVNATNTAGTSSWSSTWSFTIIPAIPPVPTTPSPGDGATNQSASPTLSWGVSAGATSYRLQVSLNSAFSTMVLDQSGITGTSYGVSGLSNIAQYYWRVNASNSAGTSAWSNAWSFTTIPSIPPPPTTPSPVDLAPNQSTSPTLSWGGSTGATSYRLQVSTTASFSTFIIDQNGLTTNSYSASGLSMGTTYYWRVSATNVAGTSSYSSVWTFSTGVIVSPPTTPTPADLSTGVSITPTLSWNASSGATSYHIQVSTSASFANLLFDQSGIAGTSFNASGLVNGTTYYWQVNATNSMGTSSWSKVWTFTTIPIIPPIPVGPTPVEGALNVLTNTTLGWVASAGAVTYRLQIATSASFASPVVDQTGLSSPSYTPIGLANSTLYYWRVNASNAGGTSIWSGPWSFTTIVAPPILTLLSPADGSTGTSVNPTLSWSSAAGATTYRLQVSTSSSFSPLVVDQAGLTATSYSVSGLSNSTLYYWRVNSSNAGGSGAWSALRSFTTIIAPPPTPVLTSPINGVSNQAIALSLVWGAASGASTYRLQVSTSQFFSTILTDVSGLTATSYDISGLAYATTYYWQVCATNAGGTSSWSLPSSFSTANIPLPAVVLSSPADGAQGQSTNPSFSWLSVNGATSYQLQVSSTSSFSTLVVDQSFLATPSFTVTGLSNGLTYYWRVRAANAGGPGPFSSTRSFVTIPLSPPAPLLNTPLDGAQKVSASPTLTWYAVSSAETYRVQVSTSSSFATTLVDQAGLTTTVYSASGLGYSTNYYWRVNATNAGGTGPWSANRSFTTNVAPPPTPSLASPATGSSDVALTPTLSWGAAASATAYRVQVSFSSNFASTVVDDSTLTGTSRQIGPLTNGATYYWRVSASNAGGWGANSTVWNFMTIPAPPLAPVLSSPSDVGTRISVNPTLTWNASAGATRYHVQLSISPTFGTTVLDDSAVTTTSKGVGPLGNSTTHYWRVSASNAGGSSSYSGIWSFTTVVPPPQAPTLLAPADVGSGISINPTLNWNASAGATKYHVQVSTSQTFGSLLIDDSTITATSKGVGPLANSTTYYWRVCALNDGGSSPYQAARSFTTIIQVPDVVSLTSPAGGVTEQPISLTLGWSQAPRAATYHLQLSVSSSFSPLLLDDSTIVNTSYQTPSLAANTVYYWRVGGVNAGGAGAWSISRSFTTVPILTVGPALISPQDNELNVSLSPTLSWNTLSGAVSYRLQVSATSDFATLILDQSGLTSPSRSVTGLANGAKYFWRVNASNSAGTSPYSGQRSFTTFFLPPAAPVISSPGSGSSNQPTTVTLTWSAPSTALTYHLQVSQNTAFAPTLVDDSTITSTSRQAGPLSFGGTYYWRVSASNTGGSSPYTQASSFSVVPAPAPSVSISTTISFPARSRAGDFTASDYHLIGLPGSTAIPVASVLSGTQKKDWQVYWDNGNASNYLVEYVAGNQFQFGSGKAFWVVSKSSLTINQSVTFPTLNSSGNFEIPLQPSWNLITNPFNSSIPWSRIQSANNTTASIFAFNGSFGSPSVNFDPYVGYYYFNGSPGTTLPVLKIPYTALFGNLAGPIGPTYDGWKVAMSLSSEGSSEQSLAEASFGVSVGAANGMDAFDMRKPRAVAQTSGLYFDRPDWDALYSTFGSDIRPVINRIEKWDFKVNAEPLRPSRLIFRGLADVPMSNEVYLVDAANCISANLRLDSVYSFVSPLRELQFSVFVGSTDAVLARIVQALPTEYELSNNFPNPFNPTTSLRLSLPERSMVHLAIYNILGQKIRSLRTGTLTAGNHWITWDGKNDQGAIAPSGVYYCRLNIEGRQSIVRRMVLLK